In one window of Paraflavitalea soli DNA:
- a CDS encoding RagB/SusD family nutrient uptake outer membrane protein → MKRFFLFITIIALLGSCSKDLQEDPYSIAEETFYNTPAEVAAGVNAIYSPWRSVSSIAGLYTIQLECYADYMYGRGSHAPLNDYAGLDNTNVTRVGDMWRNFYQSIRNANIIIKRTPEGKQISPADVAKFVAEAKFLRALNYFHMVRNWGGVPIRTEANMLEVEVKRNTAAEVYALIVADLLEAEANLPDVPRLVGAPSKWAAKTVLADVYMNLNKWTEARDKANEVINAGKYSLVNITVADDFERVFGAEVVTTSEEIFYLKFSRLGSNQGFHYVMYAHYPGSGYFPPGGFYTNYSDAEAIPIMKNWDRNDLRYIYNWYPKTFGLGANTILNRKFRDTKAASASNAGNDYPMYRYADLLLFYAEAANRANNGPTADAMEKLNMVHRRAYGVNPLVANPSIDFKLADYNTMQSFLDLVVRERMYETCYEGKRWLDLKRLGIVKQVILAAKGKTVADKHLLWPIPNIETNYNKAIDPQKDQNPGY, encoded by the coding sequence ATGAAACGCTTTTTTCTATTCATAACAATAATTGCCTTGCTGGGCTCCTGTTCAAAGGACCTCCAGGAAGATCCCTATTCCATAGCAGAAGAAACTTTTTACAATACTCCCGCCGAAGTGGCCGCCGGCGTTAATGCCATCTATAGTCCATGGCGTAGTGTAAGTAGCATTGCCGGTCTGTACACCATACAGCTCGAATGTTATGCAGACTATATGTATGGCCGCGGCAGCCATGCGCCCCTGAATGATTATGCCGGGCTCGATAATACCAACGTGACCCGCGTAGGCGATATGTGGCGCAATTTCTACCAGTCCATCCGCAATGCCAACATCATTATCAAAAGAACACCCGAAGGAAAACAAATATCGCCCGCCGATGTTGCGAAATTTGTAGCAGAAGCAAAATTCCTGCGCGCCCTCAACTATTTCCATATGGTGCGCAACTGGGGAGGCGTTCCCATCCGTACAGAAGCGAATATGTTGGAAGTGGAGGTGAAACGCAATACCGCTGCCGAAGTATATGCCCTCATCGTAGCCGATCTGCTGGAAGCAGAGGCCAACCTGCCCGATGTACCCAGGCTCGTAGGAGCGCCTTCCAAATGGGCTGCCAAAACCGTACTGGCCGATGTATACATGAACCTGAATAAGTGGACCGAAGCCAGGGACAAAGCCAATGAGGTCATCAACGCCGGAAAATATTCACTCGTAAACATCACTGTAGCCGATGACTTTGAAAGGGTCTTTGGTGCCGAAGTGGTGACTACTTCCGAAGAGATCTTTTACCTCAAGTTCTCCCGCCTCGGCTCCAACCAGGGATTTCATTATGTCATGTATGCCCACTACCCTGGCTCAGGTTATTTCCCGCCCGGTGGGTTCTATACCAATTACAGCGATGCAGAAGCCATTCCCATCATGAAAAACTGGGACAGGAATGATCTGCGCTATATTTACAACTGGTATCCCAAGACATTCGGCCTGGGTGCCAATACTATTTTGAACCGTAAGTTCAGGGACACCAAAGCCGCCAGCGCCAGCAATGCCGGCAACGATTACCCGATGTATCGGTATGCCGACCTGCTCTTGTTCTATGCAGAAGCAGCCAATAGGGCCAATAACGGGCCTACCGCCGATGCGATGGAAAAACTGAACATGGTCCATCGTCGCGCTTATGGTGTCAACCCCCTGGTGGCCAATCCGTCCATCGACTTTAAACTGGCCGATTACAATACCATGCAATCCTTCCTCGACCTCGTAGTGCGGGAGCGTATGTATGAGACCTGTTATGAAGGAAAAAGATGGCTCGATCTGAAGCGCCTCGGCATCGTAAAACAAGTGATACTTGCTGCCAAAGGAAAAACAGTAGCCGACAAACACCTCCTCTGGCCCATACCCAACATCGAAACAAACTATAATAAAGCCATTGATCCCCAGAAAGACCAAAACCCTGGGTATTGA
- a CDS encoding FAD-dependent oxidoreductase, which yields MLIKKITTIICSCIALGAAAQTTQSVDICIYGGSSAGVIAAYTAKKSGKSVLLIEPGKRLGGLSSGGLGYTDIGNKYAVTGLALDFYRRIGRHYGKFESWIFEPSVAEQTFAWYIKAANVEVLYNAALFEVKKEQGYIREIEVNDPLSPKPQTARKIKAKMFIDCSYEGDLLAKAGVSYTVGREANSQYNETYNGVQLREKHQFPDGIDPYKVPGKPESGLIWGVSNATLDPQGQGDKKVQAYNFRICLTSNPGNLIPITQPDNYDPARYELLLRLLAKKPVGDLWGFLKFDLMPNQKTDINNNNAFSTDMIGMNYDYPEADYATRKKITDQHTDYIKGLLYFIGHDPRMPEHLRNLMLKWGYPKDEYTESGNWSPQMYVREARRMVGQYVMTQANCEGKEVVKDGVGMAAYTMDSHNCQRLVVNGMVKNEGDVQIGGFGPYPIAYRCIIPKTEDCKNLLVPVCLSATHIAYGSIRMEPVFMVLGQSAAVAAAMAIDAKKPVQEVNIAKLQAAIKNNPLANGSIPEIIVDNDDKEKVRTTGQWTSQKGGYGPSHLLAQQSDKEKRSVTFTPVITRGGKYDVYVYLPKTANMAKEIVLQVFDGNKKNPASVHPASIQVAGQTSGEWVSIGSYQLPAGKKSYVEIAADGPGGTVVADAVLLIPR from the coding sequence ATGCTGATCAAAAAAATTACAACCATCATTTGCAGCTGCATCGCCCTTGGCGCCGCTGCACAAACCACACAGTCCGTCGACATCTGCATCTATGGTGGCTCCTCCGCTGGCGTGATCGCAGCTTATACCGCCAAAAAATCTGGTAAATCGGTCCTCCTCATCGAACCCGGCAAACGTCTCGGTGGTTTAAGTTCCGGTGGGCTGGGCTACACTGATATCGGCAACAAATATGCCGTTACCGGCCTGGCCCTCGATTTCTACCGGCGAATCGGCCGCCATTACGGCAAGTTTGAATCCTGGATATTTGAACCCAGCGTGGCCGAACAAACATTTGCCTGGTATATCAAAGCTGCCAATGTAGAGGTACTCTACAATGCTGCCCTCTTTGAGGTGAAAAAAGAGCAGGGATATATTCGCGAAATAGAAGTCAATGATCCCTTGTCGCCCAAGCCCCAAACTGCCAGGAAGATAAAAGCCAAAATGTTCATCGATTGTTCTTATGAGGGCGACCTCCTGGCAAAAGCAGGCGTAAGCTATACCGTAGGCCGTGAGGCCAATAGCCAGTACAACGAAACCTACAATGGCGTACAGCTAAGGGAGAAACACCAGTTTCCCGATGGCATCGATCCATACAAGGTGCCCGGTAAACCAGAGAGCGGATTGATATGGGGCGTCAGCAATGCCACCCTCGATCCACAGGGGCAGGGCGATAAAAAAGTACAGGCCTACAATTTCCGTATATGCCTGACCAGCAATCCCGGCAACCTCATCCCCATCACCCAGCCCGACAACTACGATCCTGCCAGGTATGAGTTGTTATTACGCCTGTTGGCAAAGAAGCCCGTGGGTGATCTCTGGGGTTTCCTCAAGTTCGACCTTATGCCCAATCAAAAAACAGATATCAACAACAACAACGCTTTCTCTACCGACATGATCGGTATGAACTATGATTATCCCGAAGCAGATTATGCTACGCGTAAAAAGATCACCGATCAGCATACCGATTACATCAAAGGGTTGTTGTACTTCATTGGCCATGACCCCCGCATGCCCGAACACCTGCGCAACCTGATGTTGAAATGGGGCTATCCTAAAGATGAGTACACAGAGTCCGGCAATTGGTCCCCACAAATGTATGTGCGCGAAGCACGCCGTATGGTAGGCCAGTATGTAATGACCCAGGCCAATTGCGAAGGGAAGGAAGTAGTGAAGGATGGCGTCGGTATGGCCGCCTATACCATGGACTCACACAATTGCCAGCGCCTGGTCGTTAATGGCATGGTGAAGAATGAAGGAGATGTGCAGATAGGCGGTTTTGGACCTTATCCCATTGCTTACCGTTGTATCATTCCTAAAACGGAGGATTGTAAGAATCTACTGGTGCCCGTTTGTTTGTCCGCTACACACATTGCTTATGGCTCTATTCGCATGGAGCCGGTATTCATGGTGCTGGGCCAGTCTGCTGCCGTAGCCGCTGCCATGGCCATTGATGCAAAGAAACCTGTGCAGGAAGTGAACATTGCCAAACTGCAGGCGGCAATAAAAAACAATCCCCTGGCCAATGGATCAATACCAGAGATCATTGTTGATAACGACGACAAGGAAAAGGTGCGGACAACAGGCCAATGGACATCACAGAAAGGAGGTTATGGACCATCACACCTGCTGGCACAACAATCAGACAAAGAAAAGAGATCCGTCACTTTTACACCTGTTATTACCCGCGGCGGTAAGTATGATGTATATGTGTACCTGCCCAAAACTGCCAATATGGCCAAAGAAATAGTGCTCCAGGTATTTGATGGCAACAAGAAGAACCCTGCGTCTGTTCATCCTGCTTCCATTCAGGTAGCAGGTCAAACCTCCGGCGAGTGGGTAAGCATTGGGTCTTACCAGTTGCCTGCCGGTAAAAAGTCATATGTAGAGATTGCTGCCGATGGCCCCGGCGGAACAGTAGTAGCCGATGCAGTGCTCCTGATTCCCCGTTAA
- a CDS encoding class I SAM-dependent methyltransferase, whose amino-acid sequence MSVSLRLQHLERPAYSIDLFVPDPQEVQDNYLRQKEEQADTPFPHWTKLWPAGLAMADFIHAHPEIVQDKKVLELAAGLGLPSMIAASYAQSVYCTDYLQESVTTMDRSARHLQLSNITCAVIDWNYLPHDLTADVLLLSDINYDPGQFDQLYLVLQRFIQQGALILLTTPQRLMSKPFIERLLPFCSSQYEIPVTHLQQHTPVSLLMLTASTWNLGKIGSVYK is encoded by the coding sequence ATGTCAGTATCGCTTCGCTTACAACACCTGGAAAGACCTGCTTATAGCATCGACCTGTTTGTACCAGACCCACAGGAAGTGCAGGATAACTATCTCCGGCAGAAAGAAGAACAGGCGGATACCCCCTTTCCCCACTGGACCAAATTATGGCCTGCCGGCCTGGCCATGGCCGACTTTATCCATGCACATCCGGAAATAGTACAGGATAAAAAAGTGCTGGAGCTGGCTGCCGGACTGGGATTGCCTTCGATGATAGCTGCCAGCTATGCCCAATCAGTTTATTGTACCGACTATCTGCAGGAGTCCGTTACTACGATGGATAGATCAGCCCGGCATTTACAGCTCTCTAATATTACCTGTGCTGTGATCGATTGGAACTACCTGCCCCATGATCTTACTGCTGATGTATTGCTGCTGAGTGATATCAATTATGATCCTGGCCAGTTTGACCAGCTATACCTGGTATTGCAACGATTTATTCAACAAGGCGCCCTCATTTTATTAACTACTCCCCAGCGGCTGATGTCCAAACCTTTTATCGAAAGACTGCTCCCTTTTTGCAGCAGCCAATATGAAATACCCGTTACTCATTTGCAGCAACACACGCCGGTCAGTCTGCTGATGCTCACTGCTTCCACCTGGAACCTCGGAAAGATCGGATCTGTCTATAAATAA
- a CDS encoding TonB-dependent receptor plug domain-containing protein, with translation MQKKTLLLIISWSLGGLMAQAQDSTLNPVTVSASLSQQRASETGRNITIIPGDRFNKLPVHSLDDLLRYVPGVEIQARGPMGSQSDIVLRGGTFQQVLVILDGMRLNDPNTGHFNSYIPIAPAEIERIEVLKGASSAIYGADAVGGVVYIVTKTFAARMGQKSTKVTAGAKAGQYGLWGADAGVVYSNNRLHLAGGVLRNQADGVQQRGTTGYFNNTTASVSANYWLSPSWRIAYRFAYDTRDFAAQNYYTTFLSDTAGEKVTSRWHQVHIGYEKNRASFSVDGAFKSVTDGYAFNKLSAANSSVSKLFQWRLLYGYRFSKHSNLAGGVNFLEKKIASNDRGHHNLYQVSPFVSLTQKLWEGFTMRPSLQWVYFENITAELVPQLDLSQQAGDWQLRGSVGKTIRDADFTERYNNYNKALVTSGRVGNPDLRAERSLSYEVGGDWFRKEKLKVSATFFQRFHQRLIDYSTTAYADMPRKTNLSPTGTYALAKNVAEVNTTGFETDAQYIHDFGQGHKLTAGAGLVWLSSSSSDSTPSFYISSHAKFLTNFSLIYEYGDLLVSVTGLYKQRQEQQAAAINAALSRDYFLMNAKVQYGFFHNMLAVYAQVDNMFDRQYSDLLGTPMPGSWFMGGVQLRWKR, from the coding sequence ATGCAAAAAAAGACCCTCCTGTTAATCATAAGCTGGAGCCTGGGTGGCCTGATGGCACAGGCCCAGGATAGCACGCTCAACCCCGTAACCGTGTCGGCTTCCTTAAGTCAGCAACGCGCTTCGGAAACGGGCCGCAACATCACGATCATCCCCGGCGATCGATTTAATAAGCTGCCGGTACATTCGCTCGACGACCTGCTGCGGTATGTACCCGGCGTAGAGATACAGGCCCGCGGCCCCATGGGCTCACAAAGTGACATTGTGTTGCGTGGCGGCACCTTCCAACAGGTGCTCGTGATCCTCGATGGCATGCGGCTCAACGATCCCAATACGGGGCACTTCAATAGTTATATACCCATCGCTCCTGCAGAGATCGAACGCATTGAAGTATTGAAAGGGGCTTCTTCGGCGATCTATGGAGCGGATGCGGTGGGCGGAGTGGTCTATATTGTCACCAAAACCTTTGCAGCGCGGATGGGGCAAAAGAGCACGAAGGTAACAGCCGGCGCCAAGGCGGGGCAATATGGCTTGTGGGGCGCAGATGCCGGGGTGGTGTACAGCAACAACAGGCTGCACCTGGCAGGTGGCGTGCTCAGGAACCAGGCGGATGGGGTGCAACAACGGGGCACTACGGGTTATTTCAACAATACCACAGCTTCTGTATCGGCCAACTACTGGCTCAGCCCATCATGGCGTATCGCTTACCGGTTTGCCTATGATACGCGGGACTTTGCGGCGCAGAATTATTATACCACTTTCCTGTCGGATACGGCGGGTGAAAAAGTAACCTCACGCTGGCACCAGGTGCATATTGGTTATGAAAAGAACAGGGCCAGCTTTTCGGTGGATGGGGCTTTCAAATCGGTAACGGACGGATATGCTTTCAACAAATTATCGGCAGCCAACAGCAGTGTATCCAAGTTGTTCCAGTGGAGATTGTTGTATGGATACCGTTTCAGCAAACACAGCAACCTGGCGGGTGGTGTTAATTTCCTGGAAAAGAAGATCGCGTCCAACGATCGTGGCCATCATAACCTTTACCAGGTATCACCTTTCGTTTCTTTAACGCAAAAGCTTTGGGAAGGATTTACGATGCGGCCTTCGCTGCAGTGGGTATACTTTGAGAACATTACTGCCGAGTTGGTGCCACAGCTTGACCTCTCGCAGCAGGCGGGCGACTGGCAATTGCGGGGCAGTGTGGGCAAAACGATCCGGGATGCGGATTTCACGGAGCGCTACAACAATTACAACAAAGCGTTGGTAACGAGTGGCCGGGTAGGCAATCCTGACCTGCGGGCTGAGCGATCGCTGAGTTATGAAGTAGGGGGCGACTGGTTCCGGAAAGAAAAACTAAAAGTATCGGCCACCTTCTTCCAGCGTTTTCACCAGCGGCTGATCGATTATAGCACGACGGCCTATGCGGATATGCCACGCAAAACCAACCTGTCTCCCACCGGCACCTATGCCCTCGCCAAAAACGTTGCGGAGGTAAATACCACGGGTTTTGAAACAGATGCACAGTATATTCACGACTTTGGCCAGGGGCACAAACTGACGGCCGGAGCAGGACTTGTATGGCTGTCGAGCAGCAGCAGTGATAGCACGCCTTCTTTTTATATCTCTTCGCATGCTAAGTTCCTCACCAACTTCTCGCTGATCTACGAATACGGCGACCTGCTGGTGAGTGTGACGGGGCTGTACAAACAACGGCAGGAACAACAGGCAGCCGCCATCAATGCGGCGCTTTCGCGGGATTATTTCCTTATGAATGCAAAAGTGCAATATGGTTTCTTCCACAACATGCTGGCGGTCTATGCGCAGGTAGACAACATGTTTGACCGGCAGTACAGCGACCTATTGGGCACGCCCATGCCGGGCAGTTGGTTCATGGGCGGGGTACAGCTTAGGTGGAAGCGGTAA
- a CDS encoding TonB-dependent receptor domain-containing protein has protein sequence MQQKFFLYISLLLITTLVQAQSVKVTLSGSVKDANSKAALAFVNITLKAAKDSAFVAGTISREDGRFQLPDIASGNYQLLISYVGYTSKAQPVLIGQLTNFLDLGVIELKPEARSMDEVTVTAAQNAVSAKMDKKTFNLADNISQSGGSALEAMKNLPGITTSQDGKVQLRGSDKVMILIDGKQTALTGFGGQTGLDNIPASAIEKIEIINNPSSKYDANGNAGIINIIYKKEKKEGFNGKVGLTGGLGALWIKKENYPTIRPQYQATPKINPSLSLNYRKNKVNLFFQGDDLYTKTLNKNEFVDRFYDDGSVVKQQTKRNRTTNFLTLRTGVDWFVNSNNTITVAGLYGTEKILDRGDEPFFNKDLVKRERLWQFLEDELKTTATATASWQHKFKQPGRLLNVGLNYTFHREDEKYNFTNIQPNYTGLDSFKLLSDEHVADVNVDYVQPLKHGRFETGLKFRRRWIPVNMQFKPGVHSAIDSTAGGQADYAETIPAVYGNYIYESSRFEIEAGLRVEYVHLNYEVNPNHPVYKSDGYNYMQPFPNLRLAYKIDDNNKLSLFFNRRVDRPNEVDIRIFPKYDDAEIIKVGNPALRPQFTNTVELGYKTNWHNGYLFSSVYHKRMEATIIRIGSIVPGSTIIYNIFQNAGKSYNTGVELMLSQNAAKWATFSLNLNGYENVIDAFTVVNKYPVENMYTAGRENIFSGNAKFNALFHLPNKVEAQLAVVYQAPDLVPQGKTFSRFSMDAGVKKAIQQGRGEVFVNATDIANTLRVKREVRGNGFRYVSTDYYETQVIRLGYSYKF, from the coding sequence ATGCAGCAAAAGTTTTTTCTATATATTTCTTTACTATTGATCACCACCTTGGTACAGGCGCAATCCGTTAAAGTAACCTTGTCCGGATCAGTGAAAGATGCAAACAGTAAAGCCGCTTTGGCTTTTGTCAATATCACCCTCAAAGCAGCGAAGGACAGCGCTTTTGTGGCAGGTACCATTTCCCGTGAGGACGGCCGGTTTCAGTTGCCCGATATCGCCAGCGGCAATTACCAGTTGCTTATTTCTTATGTAGGGTATACCTCCAAAGCGCAGCCCGTATTGATCGGGCAGTTAACCAACTTCCTCGACCTGGGTGTCATAGAGCTGAAACCAGAAGCCAGATCAATGGATGAAGTGACCGTAACCGCTGCCCAGAACGCCGTCTCCGCCAAAATGGATAAAAAGACCTTCAACCTGGCCGACAACATCAGTCAGTCAGGCGGCTCAGCCCTGGAAGCCATGAAAAACCTGCCCGGCATCACCACCAGTCAGGATGGCAAAGTACAATTGCGGGGCAGCGACAAAGTGATGATCTTAATAGATGGTAAGCAGACCGCCTTGACCGGCTTTGGCGGCCAGACGGGTCTCGACAATATACCTGCTTCGGCCATTGAAAAAATAGAGATCATCAACAACCCTTCTTCGAAATATGATGCGAATGGTAATGCAGGCATCATCAATATCATTTACAAAAAAGAAAAGAAAGAAGGTTTCAATGGCAAAGTGGGTCTTACCGGGGGATTAGGAGCACTCTGGATCAAAAAAGAAAACTACCCCACCATTCGCCCCCAATACCAGGCAACCCCCAAGATCAACCCTTCCCTCTCCCTCAACTACCGGAAAAATAAAGTGAACCTCTTCTTCCAGGGAGATGACCTGTACACAAAGACCCTGAACAAAAATGAGTTCGTGGACAGGTTCTATGACGATGGCTCAGTAGTGAAGCAACAAACAAAAAGAAACAGGACCACCAATTTCCTGACCCTGAGAACAGGCGTGGATTGGTTTGTAAACAGCAACAATACCATCACCGTTGCCGGCCTGTACGGCACCGAAAAGATACTGGACCGGGGCGATGAACCTTTCTTCAATAAGGACCTGGTAAAAAGAGAACGCCTCTGGCAGTTCCTGGAAGATGAATTGAAAACAACCGCCACCGCCACGGCAAGCTGGCAGCACAAATTCAAACAGCCCGGCAGGCTCCTCAATGTAGGGCTCAACTATACCTTCCACCGGGAGGATGAAAAATACAATTTCACCAATATCCAGCCCAATTATACCGGCCTCGATTCTTTCAAGCTACTGTCGGATGAGCATGTGGCCGACGTTAATGTGGATTATGTGCAACCGCTCAAGCATGGCCGTTTTGAAACCGGCCTCAAGTTCAGGAGAAGGTGGATACCCGTCAATATGCAGTTTAAGCCGGGTGTGCACTCCGCTATAGATTCTACTGCAGGCGGTCAGGCCGATTATGCCGAAACCATACCGGCTGTCTATGGCAACTATATCTATGAAAGCAGCCGCTTTGAAATAGAAGCTGGTCTACGCGTAGAATATGTGCACCTCAACTATGAGGTAAACCCCAACCACCCCGTCTACAAAAGCGACGGATACAATTATATGCAGCCCTTCCCCAACCTGCGCCTGGCCTACAAGATCGATGATAACAATAAGCTGTCCCTGTTCTTCAACCGCCGGGTAGACAGGCCCAATGAAGTGGATATCCGCATCTTTCCCAAGTACGATGATGCCGAGATCATTAAAGTGGGCAACCCCGCCCTTCGTCCACAGTTTACCAACACCGTGGAGCTGGGTTACAAAACCAATTGGCACAATGGTTACCTGTTCTCATCCGTTTACCACAAACGGATGGAAGCTACCATCATCCGTATTGGTAGTATTGTACCAGGCAGTACCATCATCTATAATATTTTCCAGAATGCAGGCAAGAGCTATAATACAGGTGTAGAACTGATGCTTTCCCAAAATGCTGCCAAATGGGCCACTTTCAGCCTCAACCTGAATGGCTATGAGAATGTGATCGATGCCTTTACTGTAGTGAATAAATACCCCGTAGAGAATATGTATACAGCAGGCAGGGAAAACATTTTTTCCGGCAACGCTAAGTTCAACGCCTTGTTCCACCTGCCCAATAAAGTAGAAGCCCAGTTGGCCGTCGTATACCAGGCGCCCGACCTCGTGCCCCAGGGTAAGACCTTCTCCCGCTTTTCTATGGATGCGGGCGTTAAGAAAGCCATCCAACAGGGCCGGGGAGAAGTGTTTGTCAACGCGACCGATATCGCCAATACCTTACGGGTAAAGCGGGAGGTCAGGGGCAATGGCTTCCGGTATGTAAGCACCGATTATTATGAAACCCAGGTGATCCGGCTGGGCTACAGCTATAAGTTCTAG
- a CDS encoding response regulator: MNTLQHVIIADDDADDRMLFRDIVKDLGLKLSLHTVNDGVELMEYLHSATQMPEALFLDINMPKKDGLTCLREIKADPALCALPVIIFSNSENMVLVEMMLNEGAAYFVRKQPGYNKMLKLLNRLFSLDKQLLVQQKGLHEFVIN, translated from the coding sequence ATGAATACACTACAACACGTCATAATCGCCGATGATGATGCAGATGACCGTATGCTATTCCGGGATATTGTAAAAGACCTCGGACTTAAACTCTCCCTTCATACCGTCAATGATGGGGTAGAACTAATGGAGTACCTGCATTCCGCCACCCAAATGCCGGAAGCCTTATTCCTGGATATCAATATGCCCAAAAAAGACGGGTTAACTTGTCTTCGTGAGATCAAAGCCGATCCCGCTTTGTGTGCCCTGCCCGTCATCATATTTTCCAACTCCGAAAATATGGTCCTTGTCGAAATGATGCTGAACGAAGGCGCTGCCTATTTCGTAAGGAAGCAGCCAGGCTACAATAAAATGCTCAAACTCCTCAACAGGTTGTTTTCCCTGGATAAGCAATTGCTTGTCCAGCAAAAGGGCCTTCATGAGTTTGTGATCAACTAA
- a CDS encoding DUF3606 domain-containing protein has translation MSDNKQNIGKQDDIRVDANDPSEVEYLHRQFPDKTHEEIKKAIQAAGPMRANIVAYLQRK, from the coding sequence ATGTCAGACAATAAGCAAAACATCGGTAAACAAGACGATATCCGCGTAGATGCCAACGATCCTTCAGAAGTAGAATACCTGCACCGGCAATTTCCGGACAAAACCCATGAAGAAATTAAGAAAGCCATTCAGGCGGCAGGACCTATGCGGGCCAATATTGTTGCTTACTTACAACGGAAATAA
- a CDS encoding KTSC domain-containing protein, with product MPSTVIAHIEYDPVQELLKIAFRSGSIYEYQQVPETVYAAMKQYREKGVYLNKFIKGKYTFKKLA from the coding sequence ATGCCATCTACAGTGATCGCTCATATCGAATATGATCCTGTACAGGAATTGCTGAAAATAGCCTTCAGGTCAGGCAGCATTTACGAATACCAACAAGTGCCGGAAACCGTGTATGCAGCAATGAAGCAGTACAGGGAGAAAGGCGTCTACCTCAATAAGTTTATCAAAGGAAAGTATACTTTCAAAAAACTGGCCTGA
- a CDS encoding SemiSWEET family sugar transporter codes for MDTMQLIGIGASIGTGISLFPQLIKVAREKKAESVSLPMLSVLFAGLVLWVIYGIMKEDWIIIISNAVSMILNACTAVLSIKYKQK; via the coding sequence ATGGATACAATGCAGCTTATAGGCATAGGAGCCAGTATAGGTACCGGTATATCTTTATTCCCGCAGCTTATAAAGGTTGCCCGGGAAAAGAAAGCCGAAAGTGTTTCACTGCCTATGCTGAGTGTGCTTTTTGCCGGATTGGTATTGTGGGTCATTTACGGCATCATGAAGGAAGACTGGATCATCATTATTTCCAATGCAGTATCGATGATCCTCAACGCCTGCACAGCAGTCCTCAGCATAAAGTATAAGCAAAAGTAG